A genome region from Pseudomonas sp. S06B 330 includes the following:
- the ccoO gene encoding cytochrome-c oxidase, cbb3-type subunit II, with protein sequence MKHEVIEKNVFLLVLLMVFAVSIGGLTQIVPLFFQDVTNKPVEGMKPYTALQLEGRDIYIREGCVQCHSQMIRPFRAETERYGHYSVAGESVWDHPFLWGSKRTGPDLARVGGRYSDDWHRAHLYNPRNVVPESKMPAYPWLVASPVDSSHTETKLRTMRTLGVPYTDADISGAVESIKGKTEMDALVAYLQVLGTAIKNKR encoded by the coding sequence ATGAAACACGAAGTAATCGAGAAGAACGTCTTCCTGCTGGTGCTGTTGATGGTCTTTGCCGTCAGCATCGGCGGCCTGACCCAAATCGTCCCGCTGTTCTTCCAGGACGTCACCAACAAGCCGGTCGAGGGCATGAAGCCGTACACCGCGCTGCAACTCGAAGGCCGTGACATTTACATCCGCGAAGGCTGCGTGCAGTGCCACTCGCAAATGATCCGTCCGTTCCGTGCCGAAACCGAGCGCTACGGTCATTACTCGGTAGCCGGTGAAAGCGTCTGGGACCATCCGTTCCTGTGGGGCTCCAAGCGTACCGGTCCAGACCTGGCCCGCGTAGGCGGCCGTTACTCCGATGACTGGCACCGTGCCCACCTGTACAACCCGCGCAACGTTGTGCCCGAGTCGAAGATGCCGGCCTACCCATGGCTGGTGGCCAGCCCGGTCGACAGCAGCCACACCGAGACCAAGCTGCGCACCATGCGCACTCTCGGTGTGCCTTACACCGATGCGGATATCAGCGGTGCAGTGGAATCGATCAAGGGCAAGACCGAAATGGATGCCTTGGTTGCCTACCTGCAGGTGCTCGGCACCGCGATCAAGAACAAGAGGTAA